From Verrucomicrobiota bacterium, one genomic window encodes:
- the lepB gene encoding signal peptidase I has protein sequence MKSLFSLLVLLTLLYFLGCSEGFDYYEVTSVAMSPSYFPGEVVKISQRDLGSLERFDVVLIEIPVTKLNGLFRVLGLPGEKIHFQNNGILIDDEIIPLPNSIEFVPNIKANQYYAIETEVSISENRIFVIGDNMKNSRDSRTFGLVPYENILGVAVE, from the coding sequence ATGAAGTCTTTGTTTAGCTTGTTAGTGTTGCTTACTCTCTTGTACTTCTTGGGATGCTCTGAGGGTTTTGATTATTACGAGGTTACGTCAGTAGCAATGTCCCCTAGTTATTTTCCAGGCGAGGTGGTCAAAATCTCTCAAAGAGATCTTGGATCATTGGAGAGATTTGATGTTGTATTAATTGAAATTCCTGTGACAAAACTAAATGGGTTATTTAGGGTTCTGGGCCTTCCAGGAGAAAAAATTCATTTTCAAAATAATGGCATTTTGATTGATGATGAAATAATACCACTTCCTAACTCGATTGAATTTGTGCCTAATATTAAGGCTAATCAATACTACGCCATTGAAACTGAGGTTTCTATTTCTGAAAATCGCATTTTTGTGATCGGTGATAATATGAAGAATTCCAGGGATAGTCGCACTTTTGGCTTAGTGCCGTACGAGAATATTTTAGGAGTAGCGGTTGAATAA